The genomic segment GACGCGTTCGACAACGCCATCCGCCTGAGCTTCCGGAACGCCGACGTGCTAGAGGAGAAAGCCCGCGCCCTGGAAGAGCTGGGCGAGTACGACCGCGCCGAGGAGCTCGCAGAAGAGGTAGACGAGATGCGCGAAGACGCCGAACAGCAGCTGCTGGAATGATACTCAACGAGCGCGACACCGACGAGGGGCTGCTCGTCTCCGTCTGTGACCCCGATGTCGTCGGCGAGACGTTCGAAGACGGGCCCGTCTCGCTGACCGTCACCGAGGAGTTCTACGGCGGCGAGACTGTCTCCGAATCGGAGGTCGTCG from the Halomicroarcula saliterrae genome contains:
- a CDS encoding DUF424 domain-containing protein, coding for MILNERDTDEGLLVSVCDPDVVGETFEDGPVSLTVTEEFYGGETVSESEVVDSLARCSVANIVGTESVDVAVEHGFVDEENVLDVDGTRHAQLLWL